The following are encoded in a window of Roseimaritima ulvae genomic DNA:
- a CDS encoding 5-formyltetrahydrofolate cyclo-ligase yields the protein MTVDNGPDLNALKDTIRKTAHANRKSQPDKDAVSEAITKAVMQLPEYQAADCVMWYVDVRDEVRTRHALPAAIAEGKRIVVPFCVAGELELFHLESMDELEVGMYKILEPREDLREVASKRVPVEQLDLILVPGVGFDAQGGRTGHGKGYYDKLLENARPDTPLVALAFDCQMFPAIPMQSHDIYMDKVVTESTVHNGRGRS from the coding sequence ATGACTGTTGACAACGGCCCTGATCTGAACGCGCTGAAAGACACTATTCGCAAGACAGCGCACGCGAATCGCAAATCGCAACCGGACAAAGACGCCGTCAGCGAAGCGATTACGAAAGCGGTCATGCAGCTGCCCGAATACCAGGCGGCGGATTGTGTGATGTGGTACGTCGACGTTCGTGACGAAGTCCGCACCCGTCATGCCTTGCCGGCGGCCATCGCCGAAGGAAAACGGATTGTGGTGCCGTTCTGCGTCGCCGGCGAGTTGGAACTGTTCCATCTGGAATCGATGGATGAGTTGGAAGTCGGGATGTACAAGATTTTGGAGCCCCGCGAGGACCTGCGTGAAGTCGCTTCCAAACGCGTGCCGGTGGAACAATTGGATTTGATTCTGGTTCCCGGCGTGGGCTTTGATGCCCAAGGCGGACGCACCGGTCACGGCAAGGGCTACTACGACAAACTGCTGGAAAACGCTCGCCCCGATACGCCCCTGGTGGCTTTGGCCTTTGACTGCCAAATGTTTCCCGCCATTCCGATGCAGTCGCACGACATTTATATGGACAAAGTGGTCACCGAATCGACCGTCCACAACGGCCGAGGACGCAGCTAG
- a CDS encoding biotin--[acetyl-CoA-carboxylase] ligase — MDAKSPHAFVQHGATDPLGQQAIQRILQRGDCRSAAYYESAASTNSIALREPHDAKQLPRLIVTDRQSAGRGRLGRQWYSDSGTLTFSLALAADTLRVPPSARSLVALAAGMGVADAAEFCVSPIRPLIKWPNDVYLGDQKIAGLLVEATNEQAGSGQPTQIVIGIGVNVSTDFSAAPQEVQDRATSIAAVAVSELSRYALLPRVVEQVLERITQLNEATPELLAEFRQRCYLTGRVIRVRRPDQTLQGRVLGVDDQGTLELATSQGVHPIHAGEIEVLK; from the coding sequence ATGGACGCTAAATCACCCCACGCTTTCGTTCAACACGGCGCCACCGACCCCCTGGGGCAGCAGGCCATACAGCGGATTCTGCAGCGGGGCGATTGTCGCTCCGCGGCCTACTATGAATCCGCCGCATCGACCAACTCGATCGCGCTGCGTGAACCGCATGACGCGAAACAGCTGCCTCGGTTGATCGTCACCGACCGCCAATCCGCCGGCCGGGGCCGATTGGGCCGCCAATGGTATTCCGACAGCGGAACGTTGACGTTCTCCTTAGCGTTGGCCGCCGATACGCTGCGTGTGCCTCCATCGGCCCGCAGTCTAGTCGCGCTGGCCGCGGGCATGGGCGTAGCGGATGCGGCGGAGTTTTGCGTCAGCCCGATCCGGCCTCTCATTAAATGGCCCAACGATGTCTATTTGGGCGACCAGAAAATCGCCGGTCTGCTGGTGGAAGCGACCAACGAACAGGCGGGCAGTGGGCAACCGACGCAAATCGTGATCGGCATCGGCGTCAACGTCTCGACCGATTTCTCGGCAGCACCGCAAGAGGTCCAGGACCGCGCCACTTCGATCGCCGCCGTGGCCGTTTCCGAACTGTCACGCTATGCCTTGCTGCCGCGGGTTGTGGAGCAGGTTTTGGAACGCATTACTCAGTTAAATGAAGCCACGCCCGAGTTGCTGGCCGAGTTCCGACAGCGTTGTTATTTAACCGGGCGAGTGATCCGCGTACGTCGCCCGGACCAAACATTGCAAGGCAGGGTGCTAGGCGTCGACGACCAGGGAACCCTGGAATTGGCCACCTCGCAGGGAGTGCACCCGATTCACGCCGGCGAAATCGAAGTGCTTAAGTAG
- a CDS encoding formylmethanofuran--tetrahydromethanopterin N-formyltransferase, which yields MSRLHDLVEDTYAEGFRSIYGEILVTARDRKWLEHCVHAVTGHASSTILCDCEAGVSQWIEAGEETPDGRVGAVVQFHVPRFRKDRREHLERVMLARISQNVLTCPTARCFNRLDSEDFFKLGRKVAFFGDRHQFRDTRYDTPGWVIPILGGEFFLSRRFGFRDGVMGGNLWFLGSSEDAALEAAEKAALAAEATPHVITTFPGGVAASGSKAGSSYDFTIASTYAEFCPTLRDELGEKSKVPEGCKSIMELIVNGRDLQALQQATKNAILAAADTEGLMRISAGNYGGRLGKSFIHLHELID from the coding sequence ATGTCTCGCTTGCACGACTTGGTGGAAGACACCTATGCCGAGGGCTTTCGCAGTATCTACGGCGAAATCCTGGTCACGGCCCGCGACCGCAAATGGCTGGAACACTGCGTTCATGCGGTGACCGGGCACGCCTCGAGTACCATCCTGTGTGATTGCGAAGCCGGCGTATCGCAGTGGATCGAAGCCGGAGAGGAAACGCCCGATGGCCGCGTCGGCGCGGTCGTGCAATTTCACGTTCCGCGATTTCGCAAAGACCGCCGCGAACACCTGGAACGCGTCATGCTGGCTCGCATCAGCCAGAACGTGTTGACGTGCCCCACCGCCCGCTGCTTCAACCGCTTGGACAGCGAGGACTTTTTCAAACTGGGCCGTAAAGTCGCCTTCTTTGGTGATCGGCATCAATTTCGCGACACCCGTTACGACACCCCGGGCTGGGTCATTCCGATCTTGGGCGGTGAGTTCTTCCTCTCACGTCGGTTCGGATTTCGCGACGGCGTCATGGGCGGCAACTTGTGGTTCCTGGGGTCCAGCGAAGACGCAGCGCTGGAAGCGGCCGAAAAAGCCGCCTTGGCCGCCGAAGCCACACCTCACGTGATCACCACCTTTCCCGGCGGCGTTGCGGCCAGCGGCAGCAAGGCCGGCAGCAGCTACGATTTCACCATCGCCAGCACCTACGCCGAATTCTGTCCCACGTTGCGAGACGAACTGGGCGAAAAATCGAAAGTCCCCGAAGGCTGCAAATCGATCATGGAACTGATCGTCAATGGACGTGACTTGCAAGCTCTGCAACAAGCGACCAAGAACGCCATCCTCGCCGCGGCCGATACCGAGGGCCTGATGCGGATCAGCGCCGGTAACTACGGCGGTCGACTGGGCAAGAGTTTTATTCACTTGCACGAGCTGATCGACTGA